GCAGCCGTTGACGAGGTTCATGACCACTACCGCTTTCCGGGGGAACATTCGGCGCAGCTCGGTCTGAAACGCCGAGCAGGCCTCGTTCGGCTGGCCCACGAGAATCGCGTCGCCGATCCGCCAGATCCAGGCGGGCATCTGGGTGGTCGGCCCGGAGCCGACCATGTGAACCACGCGCATCTTGCGGCGGATTCGCTCGGCCATGACACGGTCGGAGCACTCGGCCAACTGGCGACGCAGTTCCTCTTCGCTTGGCAGCGGCTTGAGCGGCAACTCGACATCCACCTGCTCGGCCAGCACCACTTTCGACGGGTCGAAGGGCTCGCGGCGCCAGGTGGCCAGGGCGGCGCCCGATTCCACGACGCCCGCATAGGCAAGCTTCGTCCGTGGCGGCAGCATCGACTCCAACGCAGCCAGCACCGCGTAGCCCAGCCTTCGGCCGTTCGATTCGGCGATGGCCAGGTCGCCGGTGTACTGCTCGCGAGGAGCCAATTCCCCCGAAGCCCCTTGGAGAAACAGGCAGGGGGCCTGCTCAGTGTGTGATTCGACCAGCTCGCGCATCGGTCCGACGTAATCGGCCGAGATCAGGCGATTGTCCCAGGCCAGCGTGGTCGGATGGCAGGCGTAATTGACGATCGTGGCCAGCAGACGGCCTTTTTCGTCCGTGGCCCGCCCGACCAGAACAGTGTCGTCGGCCGGTTTCGCCGGGTTGTAGCCGCAGAGGATCCGATTTCGCAGGGGGTCGGGAAGATCACGGTTGGCGGCCAGGTCGCATCGTCCGGTCGTCCAGGAAAGCGTGCCGGGCGCCATGCGGTCCAAGGCCTCTCGTGTCGCATCCATGAGGCTGTCGCGGAGTTGGTGCAGATACTGTTGAATCAGGTTCCCGCCGGGCTTGTCGGCGTCGCCGCTGCACAGCGAGGCACCGGCGTGGGTGTGGATGCACGACAGCATGACCCGCTCGGGACGCAGGCACAACGACTCGATGAGCGCCCCTCGAACCAACCACTCATCCTCGGCCTGCTGCCACCAGCCGAGATCCAGACTGGCCAGAATCAGCGGATCGGGCGAGCCCTGGCCGCGGATCACCAATACCGTCGCAAGTAGCGAGCCGTGAATGCCTTCGGCAGTGTCGTGCCTGGCAGCCCCCCAGTTGCGGGCGTAGATGCCGGAGGGGGGGTCAATTCGTCGCCTGGCCACGCCCAGATGAACTGCCGCAGAGGGCGGCACCTGATCGGCCGGCTCGCTGATCGGTTTGCTACTCATGGCATTTCATTTCCTGCGCAGCTTGCTTGCCCTCATGAACTGCATCCGCGGCACCTGCTCGCAAAGCACACCTCCGTCGATGATCAGGTGCTGCCCGGTCATGTAAGCGCCTGCCCGCGAGGCCAGGAACACCGCCGCGCCCACGCAGTCCTCGACGCTTCCGAAGCGGTGTTGCAACGGTATGTGTTCCTTGTAGTAGTCGAAGAACGCGGGATCAAGTTCGAATTCGCCGGCGATTTCCGTCTCGATGATACCAGGGGCTATCGTGTTGACGGTGATTCCGAAGGGCCCCAGCTCGATCGCCAGCGACTGAGTGAGCAGCTCCACGCCTCCCTTCGAGGCGTTGTAGTGAGCCAGACCGGCCTCGGCCACAAAGCCGTTCTTCGAAGAGAGATTGATGATCCGCCCCTTGATTCCGGCCTCGATCATCCTTCGAGCGATGGCCTGCGTGAGGAAGAACACCGCATCGAGATTGACCGCAAGCACCCGGTGCCAGTGCTCGGGCGTGATTTCCTCGAATCGCTCCAGGTAGGCCATGCCGGCGTTGTTGACGAGGATGTCGATCCGCCCGCAATCGTTCCACACGCGCTCGGCCAAGCAAGCCAGCTTATCCGTCTCAGCCAGATCCTGCCTGTAGATCCACGCCCGGCGACCGAGCTTGCGGATCGCCTCCGCCGCGCCGGCGGCCTCGGCCTCGGCTGC
This DNA window, taken from Phycisphaerae bacterium, encodes the following:
- a CDS encoding glucose 1-dehydrogenase, with the protein product MSAKERFDLTGKIALVTGGSRGIGRGIAIGLAEHGADVAIVYRAAEAEAAGAAEAIRKLGRRAWIYRQDLAETDKLACLAERVWNDCGRIDILVNNAGMAYLERFEEITPEHWHRVLAVNLDAVFFLTQAIARRMIEAGIKGRIINLSSKNGFVAEAGLAHYNASKGGVELLTQSLAIELGPFGITVNTIAPGIIETEIAGEFELDPAFFDYYKEHIPLQHRFGSVEDCVGAAVFLASRAGAYMTGQHLIIDGGVLCEQVPRMQFMRASKLRRK
- a CDS encoding neutral/alkaline non-lysosomal ceramidase N-terminal domain-containing protein, encoding MSSKPISEPADQVPPSAAVHLGVARRRIDPPSGIYARNWGAARHDTAEGIHGSLLATVLVIRGQGSPDPLILASLDLGWWQQAEDEWLVRGALIESLCLRPERVMLSCIHTHAGASLCSGDADKPGGNLIQQYLHQLRDSLMDATREALDRMAPGTLSWTTGRCDLAANRDLPDPLRNRILCGYNPAKPADDTVLVGRATDEKGRLLATIVNYACHPTTLAWDNRLISADYVGPMRELVESHTEQAPCLFLQGASGELAPREQYTGDLAIAESNGRRLGYAVLAALESMLPPRTKLAYAGVVESGAALATWRREPFDPSKVVLAEQVDVELPLKPLPSEEELRRQLAECSDRVMAERIRRKMRVVHMVGSGPTTQMPAWIWRIGDAILVGQPNEACSAFQTELRRMFPRKAVVVMNLVNGCCGYLSPPELHDLDIYQVWQSPFDRQALPCLIETCRERISSMLPCA